A window from Labrus mixtus chromosome 14, fLabMix1.1, whole genome shotgun sequence encodes these proteins:
- the tmem248 gene encoding transmembrane protein 248 isoform X2: MVYLLNPIDNLRSYINNRPPLVIFMISVSAVAIAFLTIGYFFKIKEIKSPELTEDWNTFLLRYNELDFCVSENETIKHGLNESTTPESMVVTSGQARSSTQVPLLLEDSGPINISVPITLTLDPQRPFGGYSRNITHLYATVLGQQVGLSGREAHEEINITFTLPVSWNSDDCVLHGHCEQVVFSTCMTITAANNIFPVTVQPPHCVPETYTNATSWYKVFTTVRDSDTKYSQDYNPFWCYKGAIGKVYHALNPKLTVIVPDDDRSLINLHLMHTSYFLFVMVITMFCYAVIKGRPGKVRQTNPDFCPEKVALSEG, from the exons ATG GTGTACCTGTTGAATCCTATAGACAACCTGAGAAGCTACATCAACAACCGTCCGCCGCTGGTCATTTTTATGATCAGCGTCAGCGCGGTGGCCATCGCCTTCCTGACCATCGGCTATTTCTTCAAGATTAAGGAGATCAAGTCTCCGGAGCTGACGGAG GACTGGAACACCTTCCTGCTGCGCTACAACGAGCTGGACTTCTGCGTGTCGGAGAACGAGACGATAAAGCACGGCCTGAACGAGTCGACCACGCCGGAGAGCATGGTGGTGACCAGCGGTCAGGCTCGCTCCAGCACCCAGGTCCCCCTCCTGCTGGAGGACTCGGGTCCCATCAACATCTCGGTCCCCATCACCCTCACGCTGGACCCCCAGCGCCCCTTTGGAGGGTACTCGCGCAATATCACTCATCTGTACGCCACGGTGCTGGGGCAGCAGGTCGGCCTGTCTG gccGGGAAGCCCATGAAGAAATAAACATCACGTTCACCCTGCCTGTATCCTGGAACTCAGACGACTGTGTGCTGCACGGACACTGCGAGCAGGTGGTGTTCAGCACTTGCATGACCATCACGGCGGCCAACAATATCTTTCCAGTCACAGT GCAGCCGCCACACTGCGTGCCAGAGACGTACACCAACGCCACATCCTGGTACAAGGTATTCACCACAGTCCGTGACTCTGACACCAAGTACAGTCAGGACTACAACCCCTTCTGGTGTTACAAAGGAGCCATCGGCAAGGTGTACCACGCACTCAACCCAAAGCTTACAGTCATCGTGCCTGAT GACGACCGTTCCCTCATCAACCTGCACCTGATGCACACgagctacttcctgtttgtcatgGTCATCACTATGTTCTGTTACGCAGTCATAAAGGGACGACCTGGCAAAGTACGACAAACCAACCCCG